A window from Primulina eburnea isolate SZY01 chromosome 2, ASM2296580v1, whole genome shotgun sequence encodes these proteins:
- the LOC140823874 gene encoding uncharacterized protein: protein MPKSKRNRAVTLSKTKKKGREQKENVVSSIREAIEKYDSVYVFTFENMRNIKFKEFRERLKSSSRFFLGSNKVMQFALGRTVSDEIKPGLHKISKLLRGDSGILLTCLPKDEVQRIFEEYEDYDFARTGSVATEKVELKEGPLEQFTHEMEPFLRKQGMPVRLNKGVVEIVSDFMICEEGKPISPESSRILRLLGIKMATFKLYLVCRWSSEEFEIYKEGLEDSDIESS from the exons ATGCCGAAATCGAAGCGCAATAGGGCAG TGACTTTGTCAAAAACAAAGAAGAAGGGGAGAGAGCAGAAAGAAAATGTAGTGAGTTCGATACGAGAAGCGATCGAGAAGTACGATTCGGTGTACGTTTTCACTTTCGAGAATATGAGGAATATAAAGTTCAAGGAGTTCAGAGAACGGCTCAAGTCTTCGAGCAG ATTTTTCCTTGGATCAAACAAAGTTATGCAATTTGCTTTGGGTAGGACTGTTTCAGATGAGATCAAACCTGGCCTTCACAAGATTTCTAAG CTGCTTCGTGGCGATTCTGGGATTCTTTTAACTTGTTTGCCAAAAGACGAAGTCCAAAG AATATTTGAAGAATATGAAGATTATGACTTTGCAAGGACCGGAAGTGTTGCAACAGAAAAG GTGGAGCTTAAAGAAGGTCCTCTCGAACAGTTCACTCATGAGATGGAGCCATTCTTGCGCAAGCAGGGGATGCCTGTGCGGTTAAATAAAG GTGTGGTAGAGATTGTATCAGACTTCATGATATGTGAAGAAGGAAAACCAATATCACCTGAGTCATCTCGGatactg CGTCTCTTGGGTATTAAAATGGCTACCTTCAAACTCTACTTGGTGTGTCGATGGAGCTCTGaggaatttgaaatttataaagAGGGTTTGGAAGATTCTGATATTGAATCCTCCTAG
- the LOC140824846 gene encoding partner of Y14 and mago, with protein MASSGGPAEELGKTQKGERILAPTRRPDGTLRKPVRIRAGYVPQDEVAIYQSKGSLWRKEIEATQDVPPGYDPVAAEVKPKSKSAKRNERKKEKRQQAALDKADVSEKNDVLSADGFNHLSENEELFASKMNGLNLSGNTSLVTTPLNPNESSTPEDQIQHFDKKIRALKKKIRLTEAQQQKTTEKDMKPEQLEKIAKLEDWLNELMLLEGKKAELTASMS; from the exons ATGGCGAGCAGCGGAGGACCGGCGGAGGAGCTCGGAAAAACCCAAAAAGGGGAGAGGATACTCGCCCCGACCCGACGCCCAGACGGAACCCTCCGAAAACCCGTTCGGATTCGGGCCGGCTATGTTCCCCAGGATGAAGTCGCAATATACCAATCCAAAGGCTCACTT TGGAGGAAGGAGATAGAGGCGACACAGGATGTGCCGCCGGGATATGATCCCGTGGCGGCGGAAGTGAAACCCAAGTCGAAATCGGCTAAGAGGAACGAGAGAAAGAAGGAAAAACGTCAGCAG GCTGCTCTAGACAAGGCTGATGTTTCGGAGAAAAATGATGTCCTTTCTGCTGATGGTTTCAATCACCTGTCAGAGAATGAGGAGCTATTTGCATCCAAGATGAATGGCCTAAATCTTTCTGGAAACACTTCTTTGGTTACAACACCTTTAAATCCAAACGAGTCTTCTACTCCAGAGGATCAAATTCAACATTTTGATAAAAAGATTCGAGCATTGAAAAAGAAG ATTCGGTTGACTGAAGCTCAGCAGCAGAAAACTACAGAAAAGGATATGAAACCTGAACAACTGGAGAAAATAGCCAAATTAGAAGATTGGCTCAATGAGTTGATGCTTTTGGAAGGAAAGAAAGCCGAGCTAACAGCATCTATGTCATGA
- the LOC140823875 gene encoding uncharacterized protein: protein MGHTVFQTAQIMPLAPAHKTLPLLPPATLYRLPGSSQRKCVLTIKASSPAVVDGDTVARLERCFLASPPATDAPSSSATDFGPVMKGQYGAFGAVTLEKSKLDLTQKQTKSSPELSTGGGGGNIGKGLSHGGGDGGDDGGDDDDYFDNFDEGDEGDEGGMFRRRMILGELFDRKFVDAVLNEWQKTMMDLPAGFRQAYEMGLVSSAQMVKFLAMTARPTAERMIARSLPQGLSRAFIGRMIADPAFLYRLLLEQATTIGCSVWWEIKNRKERIKQEWDLALINVLTVTACNAIVVWSLAPCRSYGNTFQFDLQNTLQKLPNNIFEKSYPLREFDFQKRLQSILFKAAELCMVGFTAGTAQGAASTLVASKKEGRLSVTIPSASANALGYGAFLGLYANLRYQLLSGFDRAVVSYFDVIGVALIFSTTLRILNVQLGETSRLAWLGVEVDPLAQSDDLLKAYNRPSQGSKQSSSKWFINKNTVVSGLGLLGIKQGQNDANLNGEAPPPKARRKRIVRRKVATS, encoded by the exons ATGGGTCATACGGTGTTTCAAACAGCGCAGATTATGCCACTGGCTCCCGCCCATAAAACCTTACCTTTATTGCCGCCCGCCACCTTGTACCGGTTGCCAGGTTCTTCGCAGAGAAAGTGCGTTCTGACGATTAAGGCGTCGTCGCCGGCGGTCGTTGATGGTGATACAGTTGCTAGACTGGAGCGATGCTTTCTGGCGTCACCGCCGGCAACGGATGCCCCATCATCGAGTGCTACGGATTTCGGCCCCGTTATGAAGGGACAGTACGGTGCATTTGGCGCGGTTACTTTGGAAAAGTCGAAGCTCGATTTGACGCAGAAACAGACCAAGTCTAGTCCCGAG CTTTCTACGGGGGGAGGAGGTGGTAATATCGGGAAGGGTCTCAGTCATGGTGGAGGTGATGGAGGCGATGATGGTGGTGATGATGATGATTACTTTGATAACTTTGACGAGGGCGACGAGGGAGATGAAGGCGGTATGTTTAGGAGAAGAATGATCCTGGGGGAG TTGTTTGATCGGAAATTTGTGGATGCTGTATTAAATGAGTGGCAAAAGACAATGATGGATTTACCTGCTGGATTTCGTCAAGCATATGAAATG GGTTTAGTCAGTTCTGCTCAAATGGTGAAATTTCTGGCAATGACTGCCAGACCTACCGCTGAGAGGATGATTGCTCGGTCCCTTCCCCAAGGATTATCAAGGGCTTTTATTGGCAG GATGATTGCAGATCCAGCCTTTTTATACAGGCTTCTTCTCGAGCAGGCGACAACTATTGGTTGCTCTGTTTGGTGGGAGATCAAGAATCGCAAAGAGAG GATTAAGCAGGAATGGGATCTTGCCCTCATTAATGTTCTGACTGTGACGGCTTGCAATGCCATTGTTGTTTGGTCGTTAGCTCCTTGTCGTTCATATGGGAATACCTTCCAATTCGATTTGCAAAATACTCTTCAAAAGCTTCccaataatatatttgaaaagagCTACCCATTAAGAGAATTTGACTTCCAAAAGAGACTTCAATCAATATTATTCAAAGCTGCAGAACTGTGCATGGTGGGATTTACTGCTGGAACTGCACAAGGTGCTGCATCAACCCTTGTTGCCAGTAAAAAGGAGGGAAG GTTATCTGTGACTATACCATCTGCAAGCGCCAATGCACTTGGTTATGGAGCTTTCCTTGGTCTTTATGCTAATTTGCGATATCAGCTCTTGTCTGGGTTTGACAGAGCAGTAGTTAGCTACTTTGATGTAATCGGAGTTGCTCTGATTTTTAGCACAACCCTGAG GATCCTAAATGTTCAGTTAGGAGAGACATCTAGGTTAGCTTGGCTTGGTGTTGAGGTAGATCCATTGGCTCAGTCAGATGATCTCTTGAAGGCGTACAATAGACCCTCACAAGGATCCAAACAGTCATCTTCAAAGTGGTTCATAAACAAGAACACTGTAGTCTCTGGGCTTGGCCTTCTTGGAATCAAACAGGGACAAAACGATGCAAACTTGAATGGGGAAGCACCTCCCCCCAAGGCTAGGAGAAAGAGAATTGTTCGGAGAAAAGTGGCCACGAGTTAA